In the Roseimicrobium gellanilyticum genome, one interval contains:
- a CDS encoding acyl-CoA thioesterase: MPETPYLETREEVMFFDTDCGGVVHNLAYLRMIETNRTRLAALLGMKLRDMAQTQLFPVVIRTEIDYKKPAVLGDELVIEGKLESVERVRFWCSFVMKRVVDSTVLITCRQALALVQMPQGKPMRLPEDWAERFAHLAAVKAKG, translated from the coding sequence ATGCCCGAGACCCCCTACCTGGAAACCCGCGAAGAGGTCATGTTCTTCGACACCGACTGCGGCGGTGTCGTGCACAACCTGGCCTACCTGCGCATGATCGAGACCAACCGCACCCGCCTGGCGGCCCTGCTGGGCATGAAGCTGCGGGACATGGCGCAGACCCAGCTCTTCCCCGTGGTGATCCGCACGGAAATCGACTACAAGAAGCCCGCCGTTCTCGGGGATGAACTGGTGATTGAAGGCAAGCTGGAGAGCGTCGAGCGTGTGCGCTTCTGGTGCAGCTTCGTGATGAAGCGGGTCGTGGACAGCACTGTGCTCATCACCTGCCGCCAAGCCCTTGCTCTGGTGCAAATGCCTCAGGGCAAACCCATGCGCCTGCCGGAGGACTGGGCAGAGCGCTTTGCGCACCTCGCCGCGGTGAAGGCGAAGGGGTGA
- the murJ gene encoding murein biosynthesis integral membrane protein MurJ, which translates to MSDDTKEEPTKKEVAQASAGAEGRVNTKAFGIVTIAIFSSRILGLVREMLLAALFAGENRKWLDCFNQAFRTPNLLRDLFAEGALSTAFVTTFSKKMQSEGDESAWQLARKMLTLAAVFMSIISVFGVLLAPFIIRLLSPGWITETPEKIEYTVRLAQIMYPFILLVSLAALVMAMLNAKRVFGMPAVSSTFFNIGSMVVGGLVGWWIDPTFGKDALIGFAVGTLAGGLLQLLVQLPSLRKVGFKFRPDFGWKDSGVSKVLSLMWPAVLSGSAVQINVMLSSIFASCLVIKDGPVTWLGQAFRLVQLPLGLFGVAVATVTVPAMSRLATEGVTPAFRHMLGRGLKLVFLMTLPAAVGLAILAEPIISLIFQRGRYTAYDTHMAAIALQSYAWGLVFFSSIKVIQPAFYAIERRFVPLVVSLVAVAVSATMNTITVFWLKLGHEWLALSTSVSAFVNFALLFYAMRKVAGDLDSKGLAINAGKLLVSVICMAAVCWICNATLLAHFTEKALVLRILFLCVTIGGAAAVYFGMNALLKNEEVAEFGTILRRKLGRK; encoded by the coding sequence ATGAGCGACGACACGAAGGAAGAGCCCACGAAGAAGGAAGTCGCCCAGGCCAGTGCCGGTGCTGAAGGACGCGTCAATACGAAGGCCTTCGGCATTGTCACCATCGCCATCTTCAGCAGCCGCATCCTCGGCCTCGTGCGTGAGATGCTGCTCGCAGCGCTTTTCGCCGGGGAGAACCGCAAGTGGCTGGACTGCTTCAACCAGGCCTTCCGCACCCCGAATCTGTTGCGCGATCTCTTTGCGGAAGGCGCGCTCTCAACCGCCTTTGTCACCACCTTCTCGAAGAAGATGCAATCGGAGGGCGATGAGTCCGCTTGGCAGCTCGCGCGGAAGATGCTCACGCTCGCGGCGGTTTTCATGTCGATCATCTCGGTGTTCGGCGTGCTGCTGGCGCCGTTCATCATCCGCCTGCTGAGCCCGGGATGGATCACGGAAACGCCTGAGAAGATCGAGTACACGGTCCGTCTCGCGCAGATCATGTATCCCTTCATCCTGCTGGTGTCGCTGGCAGCGCTGGTAATGGCCATGCTGAATGCGAAGCGCGTCTTCGGCATGCCGGCCGTGTCGTCCACGTTCTTCAACATCGGCTCCATGGTCGTGGGTGGTCTCGTGGGTTGGTGGATCGACCCGACGTTCGGCAAGGATGCGCTGATCGGTTTCGCCGTGGGCACACTCGCGGGCGGCTTGCTGCAGCTGCTCGTGCAGCTGCCCTCCCTGCGGAAAGTGGGCTTCAAATTTCGCCCTGACTTTGGCTGGAAGGACAGTGGTGTGAGCAAGGTGCTGAGCCTTATGTGGCCGGCCGTACTCTCAGGCAGCGCGGTGCAGATCAATGTGATGCTCAGCAGCATCTTCGCCTCCTGCCTGGTCATCAAGGACGGCCCGGTGACCTGGCTCGGTCAGGCGTTCCGCCTCGTACAGCTCCCGCTCGGACTCTTTGGCGTGGCGGTGGCCACGGTCACCGTACCCGCCATGTCGCGCTTGGCGACGGAGGGTGTGACCCCCGCCTTCAGGCACATGCTCGGACGCGGGTTGAAGCTGGTATTCCTCATGACCCTGCCCGCCGCCGTGGGCCTGGCGATCCTCGCGGAGCCCATCATCTCCCTGATTTTCCAGCGTGGCCGCTACACGGCGTATGACACCCACATGGCTGCCATCGCCCTGCAGAGCTATGCGTGGGGTCTCGTCTTCTTCTCCAGCATCAAGGTCATCCAGCCTGCTTTCTACGCGATCGAGAGGCGCTTTGTGCCGCTGGTGGTGAGTCTTGTGGCGGTGGCGGTGAGTGCGACCATGAACACCATCACCGTCTTCTGGCTGAAGCTGGGTCACGAGTGGCTGGCGCTTTCCACCAGTGTGTCCGCATTTGTGAACTTCGCCCTGCTTTTCTATGCCATGCGCAAGGTGGCCGGCGACCTGGACAGCAAGGGCCTCGCCATCAATGCGGGCAAGCTGCTCGTTTCTGTGATCTGCATGGCTGCGGTGTGCTGGATTTGCAACGCAACCCTGCTGGCGCACTTCACGGAAAAGGCGCTGGTTCTCCGCATTCTTTTCCTTTGTGTAACCATCGGGGGGGCGGCCGCCGTCTACTTCGGCATGAACGCATTGCTGAAAAATGAGGAAGTGGCGGAATTTGGCACGATTCTGAGGCGTAAGCTCGGGCGCAAGTGA
- a CDS encoding type II secretion system protein, with protein MNSTPPRPSRPRGRGQAFTLIELLVTICIIAVLVSIAIPATNRVVHSARASKCMGHLRGIGNGLQIYLADHNNVMPTLVIARESKDSDEDAIDNTLHEYVEDPDAFRCPADNKHFFEQTGTSYIWNNLLNGQHISGMSMMGIIRDGSRIPVISDKENFHKYREVEVNILYADGHVAREIQFVVDE; from the coding sequence ATGAACTCCACCCCACCTCGCCCGAGCAGGCCACGCGGCCGGGGGCAGGCGTTTACCCTCATTGAGCTTCTGGTCACCATCTGCATCATCGCGGTGCTGGTGTCGATCGCGATTCCCGCCACGAACCGGGTGGTGCACAGCGCGCGTGCGTCCAAGTGCATGGGCCATCTCCGTGGCATTGGCAACGGATTGCAGATATACCTGGCGGACCACAACAATGTGATGCCCACCCTGGTGATCGCACGTGAAAGCAAGGACAGCGACGAGGATGCCATCGACAACACGCTGCATGAGTACGTCGAGGATCCAGATGCCTTCCGCTGTCCGGCGGACAACAAGCACTTCTTTGAGCAGACGGGTACCAGCTACATCTGGAACAACCTCCTCAACGGCCAGCATATCTCAGGCATGAGCATGATGGGCATCATCCGGGATGGCTCGCGCATCCCGGTGATCAGCGACAAGGAGAACTTTCACAAGTATCGCGAGGTGGAGGTGAACATCCTGTATGCGGATGGGCACGTGGCGCGGGAGATTCAGTTCGTCGTGGACGAATAA
- a CDS encoding ABC transporter ATP-binding protein, with protein MISANSLTKYFTRSRAALSDVSFSVNEGEICGLLGHNGAGKSTVLGIMLGMVRPDAGEVIIAGHSVQKERAQALRQIGAIFETPCFYEYMTGWRNLKTLCAFSGWWDEAQVKRTLDMVRLTDRIHSKVRTYSHGMRQRLALAQALLPMPKVLLLDEPTNGLDPEGIHEFRETVLRLRKEHGLTILLNSHLLAEVEMMCDRCIILREGQKVHEDVVKPTGETRVEFELKTQDVEAAQHVARDMGLALPPDGLIALNDGLTGPEVLSRFVKAGVRIDSWRPHRRTLEDIYLELSSRTPQGNVKS; from the coding sequence ATGATATCCGCCAATTCCCTCACCAAATACTTCACCCGCAGTCGCGCCGCGCTGTCGGATGTGAGCTTCTCTGTGAATGAGGGCGAAATATGTGGTTTGCTGGGGCACAACGGTGCGGGCAAGAGCACGGTACTGGGCATTATGCTCGGCATGGTGCGCCCGGATGCCGGCGAGGTGATTATCGCCGGACACAGCGTGCAGAAGGAACGCGCGCAAGCCCTGCGGCAGATTGGCGCCATCTTTGAGACGCCCTGCTTCTATGAGTACATGACTGGCTGGCGCAATCTGAAGACCCTTTGCGCCTTCAGCGGCTGGTGGGATGAAGCGCAGGTGAAGCGCACCCTGGACATGGTGCGCCTGACGGATCGCATCCACTCGAAGGTCCGCACCTATAGCCATGGCATGCGGCAGCGATTGGCGCTCGCGCAGGCACTGCTTCCCATGCCGAAGGTGTTGCTGCTCGATGAACCGACCAATGGCCTGGATCCGGAAGGCATCCACGAGTTTCGCGAGACCGTGCTCCGGCTGCGCAAGGAGCATGGGCTCACCATCCTGTTGAATTCCCATCTTCTCGCAGAAGTCGAGATGATGTGTGATCGCTGCATCATCCTGCGGGAGGGACAAAAGGTGCACGAAGATGTGGTGAAGCCGACCGGAGAGACTCGCGTCGAGTTCGAGCTCAAGACCCAGGACGTGGAAGCTGCGCAGCATGTGGCGCGGGACATGGGACTCGCGCTGCCTCCTGATGGTTTGATTGCGCTGAATGATGGACTCACAGGACCCGAAGTCCTGAGCCGCTTCGTGAAGGCGGGTGTCCGTATCGACTCGTGGCGTCCGCATCGCCGCACCCTGGAAGACATCTATCTGGAACTCAGCAGCAGAACTCCCCAAGGCAACGTCAAGTCATGA
- a CDS encoding L-threonylcarbamoyladenylate synthase: MNTRILHTDEPQAYVQAVAEAVNLLQAGEVVALPTETVYGLAADALNANAVAKIFEVKERPSFDPLIVHLPHKKDLEDVADVPEDILPVVKKLAEKFWPGPLTMILPKKACVPDIVTSGMPTVAVRASMNRVFNKVARTFDRPLAAPSANKFGSISPTSAAAVKAELDGRIPLILDDGASLHGVESTIIKIEASSPKPRIIIMRPGPITQDDLKSYGVVVLLKNLKQENKPEAPGLLESHYAPRTPLRLLESPEDFIPEEGKTYALLSYRGDADDGYADLTDWKGVHVLSPGKGKLVEAAVRLFYALRELDKVGADEIIAEPVPTQGVGLAVMDRLRRASAKR, translated from the coding sequence ATGAACACCCGTATCCTTCACACCGACGAGCCCCAAGCCTATGTCCAGGCCGTGGCGGAGGCGGTGAACCTGCTCCAGGCCGGTGAAGTGGTGGCCCTGCCCACGGAGACGGTGTACGGATTGGCCGCTGATGCGTTGAACGCCAACGCGGTAGCGAAGATTTTTGAAGTGAAGGAGCGTCCGTCCTTCGACCCGCTCATCGTGCACCTGCCGCACAAGAAGGACTTGGAAGACGTGGCGGACGTGCCGGAGGACATCCTGCCTGTGGTGAAGAAGCTGGCCGAAAAATTCTGGCCGGGCCCGCTGACGATGATCCTCCCCAAGAAGGCCTGCGTGCCGGACATCGTGACCTCAGGCATGCCCACGGTCGCCGTGCGGGCCAGCATGAACCGCGTGTTCAACAAGGTCGCGCGCACCTTTGACCGCCCCCTCGCCGCGCCCAGCGCGAACAAATTTGGCTCCATCTCCCCCACCTCCGCCGCGGCGGTAAAGGCAGAACTGGATGGCCGCATCCCCCTCATCCTTGATGACGGCGCCTCGCTCCACGGGGTGGAGAGTACCATCATCAAGATCGAAGCCTCATCGCCCAAGCCGCGCATCATCATCATGCGCCCGGGCCCCATCACTCAGGACGACCTGAAGTCCTATGGCGTGGTGGTACTGCTGAAGAACCTGAAGCAGGAGAACAAGCCCGAGGCCCCCGGCCTGCTGGAGAGCCACTACGCGCCGCGCACCCCACTGCGCCTGCTGGAGTCGCCGGAAGATTTCATTCCCGAAGAAGGCAAGACCTACGCCCTGCTGAGCTATCGCGGTGATGCCGATGACGGTTACGCAGACCTCACCGACTGGAAGGGCGTGCACGTCCTGAGCCCAGGCAAAGGCAAGCTCGTGGAGGCCGCTGTGCGCCTCTTCTACGCGCTACGCGAGCTCGACAAGGTGGGGGCGGACGAAATCATTGCCGAACCCGTACCCACCCAGGGGGTGGGTCTTGCCGTGATGGACCGCCTGCGGCGCGCGTCTGCGAAACGGTGA
- the panC gene encoding pantoate--beta-alanine ligase has product MHVFHTVTDFRQWHAQSAGRPLVIVPTMGALHEGHLDLMREARTLAGDGGSVAVSIFVNPLQFGPKEDFAKYPRELEADSAKCASVGVDAIFAPSAEEVYAPDRSVIVLETKLSKVLCGASRPGHFDGVCTVVLKLFNIMQPDISVFGKKDYQQLAIIKRMVRDLNVPVEIVGSETVREADGLAMSSRNRYLSADERSQATALRAGLLKAKEAWQSGEKGGEKLKRLYLEVLKERAPLSRVDYIECTDADTLEPAEEVGSNGLMATAVFFGATRLIDNIELK; this is encoded by the coding sequence ATGCACGTCTTCCACACCGTCACCGACTTCCGTCAATGGCACGCCCAGTCCGCAGGCAGGCCTCTTGTCATCGTCCCCACCATGGGAGCCCTTCATGAAGGTCATCTCGATTTGATGCGTGAGGCGCGGACGCTTGCCGGAGACGGCGGCAGCGTGGCGGTGAGCATCTTCGTGAATCCGCTGCAATTCGGACCGAAGGAAGACTTTGCCAAGTACCCTCGCGAGCTGGAGGCAGACTCGGCCAAGTGCGCCAGCGTGGGTGTGGATGCCATCTTCGCGCCGAGTGCAGAGGAAGTGTATGCGCCGGATCGATCCGTGATTGTTCTGGAGACGAAGCTCAGCAAGGTGCTCTGCGGTGCGAGTCGCCCCGGCCATTTCGATGGCGTGTGCACCGTGGTGCTGAAGCTCTTCAACATCATGCAGCCGGACATCTCGGTGTTCGGGAAGAAGGACTACCAGCAGCTGGCCATCATCAAGCGCATGGTGCGTGATTTGAATGTGCCGGTAGAGATTGTGGGAAGCGAAACCGTGCGCGAAGCAGACGGCTTGGCGATGAGTTCGCGGAATCGTTATCTCAGCGCGGACGAGCGATCCCAAGCGACCGCGCTTCGCGCGGGTTTGCTGAAAGCAAAGGAAGCGTGGCAGTCGGGAGAGAAAGGCGGTGAGAAGCTGAAGCGGCTCTACTTGGAGGTGCTGAAGGAACGTGCTCCCCTCTCACGCGTGGATTACATCGAATGCACGGATGCGGATACGCTGGAGCCCGCCGAGGAAGTGGGCAGCAATGGCCTGATGGCCACGGCGGTGTTCTTTGGAGCCACGCGGTTGATTGACAACATTGAGCTGAAGTAG
- a CDS encoding ABC transporter permease: protein MRLFFTQWGAEVRKMLERKRTYIGFGAFVVMELVIYWLLQGKTVGTMIRRGIVRQGESAEYYYSAYTLGMIVLALSLLLAAVFIALVAGDVVAKESEDGNLRMVLARPISRLRLLFIKFLSCAVFSVVLVQFLVWSVLLTGIALRGFGGGMIFGIPEDNVVMMYDGPEALQRYAMGSVGIAMSMVGVGSLAFMLSCFRIKPVAATISAVAYLLVDWILYQTRLLDDYRPWMLTHYMSTWRFLFLENIPWVRIVRNYSILCGASFSLFVVGAAVFESRDLKS, encoded by the coding sequence ATGAGACTGTTCTTCACCCAATGGGGCGCCGAGGTGCGCAAGATGTTGGAGCGCAAGCGGACGTACATCGGCTTTGGAGCCTTTGTAGTCATGGAGCTGGTCATCTACTGGCTGCTGCAGGGAAAGACGGTCGGAACGATGATTCGCCGCGGCATCGTGCGGCAGGGAGAGTCTGCGGAGTATTACTACTCTGCCTACACACTGGGCATGATCGTTCTGGCGTTGAGCCTGCTGCTCGCGGCCGTGTTCATTGCGCTGGTGGCTGGGGACGTGGTGGCGAAGGAGAGTGAGGACGGCAACCTGCGCATGGTGCTCGCCCGCCCCATCAGCCGGCTGCGACTGTTGTTCATCAAGTTCCTGAGCTGTGCCGTGTTTTCCGTGGTGCTGGTGCAGTTCCTGGTGTGGAGCGTCTTGCTCACGGGCATTGCGCTGCGCGGCTTCGGTGGAGGCATGATTTTTGGCATTCCCGAGGACAACGTGGTGATGATGTATGATGGACCTGAAGCGTTGCAAAGGTACGCCATGGGCAGCGTGGGCATCGCCATGAGCATGGTGGGCGTGGGCAGTCTGGCCTTCATGCTCTCCTGCTTTCGCATCAAGCCCGTGGCTGCCACCATCTCAGCCGTGGCTTATCTCCTGGTGGATTGGATTCTCTACCAGACCCGCCTCCTGGATGACTATCGACCCTGGATGCTCACCCACTACATGAGCACGTGGCGCTTCCTCTTCCTCGAGAATATCCCCTGGGTCCGCATCGTGAGGAATTATTCGATCCTTTGCGGAGCGAGCTTTTCCTTGTTTGTGGTGGGCGCTGCGGTGTTTGAGAGTCGGGATTTGAAGTCGTGA
- a CDS encoding sialidase family protein, translating into MLTTPEQGIQPRALVDGKGVLHLLWYAGGAKGGNLFHATRQADKTWSAPVKVNSIPHSAVAAGTIRGAQYAMGRDGYLHVIWNGYKETGGKAEPMPLYYTRSTDGGKTFEPQRIVSGDWPMDGGGAVAADPNGKVHVFWHAGREGGREGEVSRRIFIRSSTDDGANFDDERTISPEGTGVCACCSMQALATRGGNVHVLFRNAFDAGKSRNIATLISGDGGKTFSYAEVDPWRIHGCPMSSMSLVEVQGGAVVGAWEREGQIVLGRFGATNNQPGKVTVAMQGPSQRKHPVLATGRDGSLLIAWTEGTGWNKGGTLAWQMVDQDLTLNSRSVPVTAGSVPVWSFCSVAAIGGSFVLVR; encoded by the coding sequence ATGCTCACCACCCCCGAGCAAGGCATCCAACCCCGCGCGCTGGTGGATGGCAAAGGGGTGCTACATCTCCTGTGGTACGCAGGCGGTGCGAAAGGTGGAAACCTCTTCCATGCCACACGGCAGGCGGACAAGACCTGGAGCGCGCCGGTGAAGGTGAACAGCATCCCCCACAGTGCGGTCGCAGCAGGCACGATTCGCGGGGCGCAGTATGCAATGGGACGTGATGGCTACCTGCATGTCATTTGGAATGGGTACAAAGAGACAGGCGGCAAAGCGGAACCCATGCCCCTGTACTACACGCGGTCAACCGATGGGGGAAAGACCTTCGAGCCGCAACGCATCGTTTCCGGCGACTGGCCCATGGATGGCGGTGGAGCGGTGGCCGCGGATCCGAACGGTAAGGTGCATGTCTTCTGGCATGCAGGTCGAGAAGGCGGCAGAGAAGGTGAAGTCTCGCGCCGCATCTTCATTCGAAGTTCCACGGATGACGGCGCGAATTTTGACGACGAACGAACTATCTCTCCCGAAGGCACCGGTGTCTGCGCCTGCTGCTCGATGCAGGCGCTCGCCACGCGCGGCGGGAATGTGCATGTGCTGTTTCGCAATGCCTTCGACGCCGGGAAGAGCCGCAACATCGCCACACTCATCTCTGGCGATGGTGGCAAGACCTTCTCCTATGCCGAAGTGGATCCATGGAGGATCCATGGATGCCCCATGAGCAGCATGAGCTTGGTGGAGGTGCAAGGCGGCGCTGTGGTAGGCGCCTGGGAACGCGAAGGGCAAATCGTGTTGGGACGTTTCGGTGCTACCAACAACCAGCCCGGCAAGGTCACCGTTGCCATGCAGGGACCTTCACAACGCAAGCATCCCGTGCTCGCGACCGGACGCGATGGTTCCCTTCTCATCGCCTGGACGGAAGGCACTGGATGGAACAAGGGAGGAACACTTGCGTGGCAGATGGTGGATCAGGATCTCACACTGAACTCAAGATCCGTACCAGTCACCGCCGGTAGCGTCCCTGTGTGGAGCTTCTGCAGTGTGGCTGCGATCGGTGGGTCTTTTGTGCTGGTGCGGTAG
- a CDS encoding bifunctional alpha,alpha-trehalose-phosphate synthase (UDP-forming)/trehalose-phosphatase yields the protein MGDVTSRYLIVSNRLPITAVVENGNLELKASTGGLATALKQVFGEDNATWIGWPGETGALMRKAREQLEDGLEKAGMVPVYLAAKQVERFYEGFSNGVLWPLFHYLLDTVRSDAGRDWEAYREVNEKFAEAVVAVYKPGDRIWVQDYQLCLVPGMLRKRLPQASIGFFLHIPFPASGVFRILPWRREILQGLLGADLIGFHTFSYARQFSSCLLRILGLESNVDTVTHDGRLVRIGAFPISIDTEHFETASAHPEVTAKAEEIRHHHPGCKILVGVDRLDYTKGLKRRVLAIEHLLEKHPELAGKFKFIQAAVPSRAGVEAYKQLRKQIDELVGRVNGRFSTISWSPVQYLYRGLDGHELLGLYRAADVMLVTPLRDGMNLVAKEFVACRHDDDGVLVLSEFAGAAWEMGEAIIVNPYNEDELADAMHRALTMDEPERRFRMQRLRKRVRDWTVHEWVRQFDQALTLVTTENAAWHRTTSMTPEVLQHIRQAEKLVLVLDYDGTLVPFAPTPELAVPDPALLELLQKLTRRPGTEVHVASGRDRHTLEKWLGHLKLAIHAEHGFWSRARGSTEWVPAAKIAEGWREKARAIMEEFAARTPGALVEEKTASLCWHFRRCEPVFASMQERELRLHLAELFRNHAVEVLRGSKIVELRQMGVHKGLILSRLESSLDAETCLVAIGDDTTDEDMFANLTGQGIGIHVGARLSRAPFRLADPAAVREFLTSLVSSTPTNRPVVSTKGLAVVSGSP from the coding sequence ATGGGAGATGTAACAAGCCGATACCTGATCGTGTCCAACCGCCTGCCCATCACAGCGGTGGTGGAGAATGGAAACCTCGAACTCAAGGCTTCCACGGGAGGTCTTGCAACCGCGCTCAAGCAGGTGTTTGGCGAGGACAACGCGACGTGGATCGGCTGGCCCGGTGAAACAGGGGCGCTCATGCGCAAGGCGCGCGAGCAGTTGGAAGACGGGCTGGAGAAGGCAGGAATGGTGCCCGTCTATCTCGCAGCAAAGCAAGTCGAGCGCTTCTACGAAGGTTTCTCCAACGGCGTGCTATGGCCGCTCTTCCACTACCTGCTGGATACGGTGCGTTCTGATGCAGGACGTGACTGGGAGGCGTACCGCGAGGTGAACGAAAAATTCGCCGAGGCCGTAGTGGCGGTCTACAAACCCGGCGATCGCATCTGGGTGCAGGACTACCAGCTCTGCCTCGTGCCCGGGATGCTGCGGAAGAGATTGCCACAAGCATCCATCGGCTTCTTCCTGCATATTCCGTTTCCCGCTTCGGGAGTGTTCCGCATCCTTCCCTGGAGACGCGAGATCCTGCAGGGCTTGCTTGGCGCAGATCTCATCGGCTTCCACACCTTCTCCTACGCCCGCCAGTTTTCCTCCTGCCTTCTGCGCATTCTCGGGCTCGAGAGCAATGTGGATACGGTCACTCACGACGGAAGACTGGTGCGCATTGGCGCGTTCCCCATCAGCATCGATACCGAGCATTTCGAAACGGCCTCGGCGCATCCCGAGGTGACTGCCAAGGCCGAGGAGATCCGCCACCATCATCCGGGCTGCAAGATCCTCGTAGGCGTCGATCGACTTGACTACACCAAGGGGCTCAAGCGCCGCGTGCTTGCGATCGAGCATTTGCTGGAAAAGCATCCGGAACTCGCCGGCAAGTTCAAGTTCATCCAGGCTGCCGTGCCCTCACGTGCAGGCGTGGAAGCGTACAAACAGCTGCGCAAGCAGATCGATGAACTCGTGGGACGCGTGAATGGACGCTTCTCCACCATCAGCTGGTCGCCGGTACAATATCTCTATCGTGGACTGGACGGACATGAACTGCTGGGCCTCTACCGCGCAGCCGATGTCATGCTCGTGACGCCCCTGCGTGACGGCATGAATCTCGTGGCGAAAGAATTCGTCGCCTGCCGCCATGATGATGATGGGGTGCTGGTGCTCAGTGAATTCGCCGGCGCCGCATGGGAGATGGGGGAGGCCATCATTGTAAACCCTTACAACGAAGACGAGCTGGCCGATGCCATGCATCGCGCGCTGACCATGGATGAGCCGGAGCGACGCTTCCGCATGCAACGGCTGCGCAAGCGTGTGCGAGACTGGACGGTGCATGAATGGGTGCGGCAATTCGATCAGGCACTCACCCTGGTGACGACGGAGAATGCCGCGTGGCATCGCACCACTTCGATGACACCTGAAGTACTGCAACACATCCGCCAGGCCGAAAAGCTCGTGCTGGTGCTCGACTACGATGGGACGCTGGTGCCTTTCGCACCCACGCCGGAGCTGGCCGTTCCAGACCCAGCCCTGCTCGAGTTGCTGCAGAAGCTCACTCGCAGGCCCGGTACTGAAGTGCACGTGGCCAGCGGACGCGATCGACACACGCTGGAGAAGTGGCTGGGACATCTGAAGCTCGCGATTCACGCGGAACACGGCTTCTGGAGTCGCGCCCGTGGTTCCACGGAATGGGTACCGGCAGCAAAGATCGCCGAAGGCTGGCGTGAGAAGGCCCGGGCGATCATGGAAGAGTTTGCCGCGCGGACTCCCGGCGCCTTGGTGGAGGAGAAAACCGCCTCGCTTTGCTGGCATTTCCGTCGCTGTGAACCAGTCTTCGCCAGCATGCAGGAGCGGGAGCTGCGGCTGCATCTCGCCGAGCTCTTCCGCAATCACGCGGTCGAAGTTCTTCGAGGAAGCAAGATTGTGGAGCTACGGCAGATGGGCGTGCACAAGGGTCTCATCCTCTCGCGCCTGGAGTCCAGCCTTGATGCGGAAACCTGCCTGGTCGCGATCGGTGACGACACCACGGATGAAGACATGTTCGCCAATCTCACCGGGCAGGGCATCGGCATTCATGTGGGTGCGAGACTCAGTCGCGCACCCTTCCGTCTCGCGGATCCCGCAGCGGTGCGTGAGTTTCTGACCTCGCTGGTTTCCAGTACACCGACCAACCGCCCTGTCGTCTCCACGAAGGGGCTGGCTGTTGTTTCCGGCAGCCCATGA